The genomic stretch aaacaaagcactcataaatatatttttttttacattaccCACTGAGGAACATGTTGATTATGGCTCGGTAAGGATTCAGATCCGTTTAGTTCAGCCAGTgttgaagaaagagaaagaaaagtcttCAGATCATTTAGATGAGTAGAAGTACAACATAATGCACCGACCGcataaactgtttttcatattaCCGGATTATATTTAATGATGCGTTAGGTTTTAGGtttaaacagcattttatttcagctgttgAGCTGGAGTTCATTTTAGCAACATTTAGGTCAGTCTGACTTACAATGTGTCATATCCTGGTCATATGATGTTTTATGTAAAGATGTCAGTACCTGTAGCTGTCAGATATATGTATTTGAGTAGAAAGTACAACGTTGGGCTCCAAACGTGGTGAAATAGACGCATAAAACAACATACAATCGAAACTATCCCGCATGTGCCTCTAGACTGTGTGTCCTTAGCTGCATTCCATCACTTTAGTCAGCACAAGCTTCTGTGCACGtgtgtttcaaaataaagctcGAAACCGAACTGcaacaacacattaaaaatgaattaaattaaacagtCGAAAATGTAAAGGATTCCACTCACAATAATACTGTTATTGATCAGAAATGATATTTGATAGAATGAGAAAGAAGCACAGCCGAGAAGGGGCGGAGCTCCACTTTTTGTCCAAAGACCTAGCAGTCGAAAACTCTCCCAAACAATGGACGCATTTGCAAATTATTATAAATTTCAGACGTGATCAAgtctctcactcttttctttctgtttctcgGTGTGATTGATTGGAGGAGTTCATAGGCTGGCACCCCCATCGTGTTTCCAGCCGCTCACACTCCATATGATTGGTCCGCCTCCTGCAGCCTTAGCCACCACAAGCGCCTCCTCTCATAAACTTCGTCAGAACGCACCAGCGTTTCCCATTACTTCCAGGAGAAGCAGCGACTCACAATTGGGAACTTTGCGTGCGACCTATGGCACACAACTAGCAGGTAAGTGGTGGAAAGAGACGAATGTCTCCTCTTTTACCCCCTGACTTTTCGCTTTCGTGGTACACAGTTGGTTTCAAACATCTGGCGGTGTGGTGGCGAGCGCAGCGACACCGGGCTCATCATTTCGGGGTATTGTTTTATCGCTCCGGCCTGCCTCTCGGCCCTTATCTGTTTTGAGTCTTATCAAACGGTTATCTCTTTTGCTGTGAAGACATATTGCGTTTTGTTTCCTATCTGTTATGTGcgtgctcgtgtgtgtgtgcatgtgtgtgggaggACAGAGATTTGACACGGATGTATCCATCCCTCTTAAGAGCGCTTGATGGGAGTATGGCAGTCACTGTGGACTGGTTGCGTTTTATTGGAGATGACAGCCAAGTCTGTGAAAAAGTCACTTTAGGTTTATATTACGGCAAAGCAGGCTGCGCCTATAAAgatgaaaacaagcagcagctTATATCAGAGGTGGACTTGCATTGTTCCAAAATTATTGGTCAGTTTGattccagatgttttcagtCGCCCATAACCTCACAGGAGTGAAGTGTACTTCCCCAGATTTCCTAACTGTTAATATTCTTTTTCGTTAAAGGGCGGACTACTCCCTGACCATTTTTTACCCCTACGGTGTATGGAAAGTGCTCCTGGATGGACCTGGGCGAAACCAGCTGGTCCATGGTCAAGCGAGAAGTATCCAGCAGCCCAGGGTCACCGGCTGAACAGACCTACCTGTCCGGTGACAGCAGGAGGGACGGTCCCACCTCGGAGGAGCTGAGGACACCTCCGAGCGAGCTTGACGCACTGGGCCATCGCCGCCCTGACGGCAGATCACTACACTCCTACGTGCACTTCGGACACCATAACAACACCCTGACGGCTACCGAGGACATCCCGCTGTTTACGGATTTAGACCAGGGCAGCAAGCTCGTCTTCTCCAGCGGCGCTCACAAGGCGAGCTTGCTGGTGGACCCGGCCGACATGTACCAAACACTGGCCATCGCCGCAGCCCAGAGCCAGACTGGATATGATTCCTCCTCTGGTGGTTATATGCACTCCAACACCAACTCTCCCGTCTATGTGCCCAGCTCCCGGGTCGGCTCCATGATACCAAGCCTCTCTTATCTGCAAGCCAGTGGCTCTGCGCAACCCAGCCATGCCGTCTCCAGCCACTCTGTCTGGTCTCAACCCGCGTCGGAGAGCCCTTCATACAGCACCGGGAGCCCGCACACGTCCAGCCGGTTCCATTATCCTCCAAGCCCACCCATGAATAACGGAACGCCCAGGGACACCGGCTACACTAACACGCTGAATGTGAGCAGCAGAGACCAGTACGGCCTTTCTCGGCCCCTCAGTGGGACATATTCAAGTCCCTATCCTTCGTATGTTCCACCCCAACTCTCCCAGCTGTCCTCGCCTTGGACCGGGGGACATTTCGATAACACGATGTTGCACACCTTGCAGAGCAGAGGTGCTCCTTTGATTCGAGGACCAAACGGAGGTAAGAAAATGATCCAAAGTAGACAAGGAAAAGGTGATGGAAGAGTTTTCATCTTTTGCAGTCTAGAACGGAAAAACATTCAAGCTTTTTAATCAGGCGCGCAACGGTGGACATGTCTATAGATAAGGCCCTGAAACTTCAGAGCCAAATATCCCTCTGACGATCCGAAATAACCAAGACTTTGTCAAATAAATTACCACAGAAATATCCTTCCTATGTGTCAAATTGTGGTAGATTTGGCCTAAAATGgttgtgtttgaatgaaaatctGGACTATTTTTGTGCGCAGGCCTACATGTGCCCAAAATACGTATAACCATCAATATAAAATCCCAGGGGAGTTCACGCGTCCTTGCCAGAGTAGTATAAAGGTTCTGAACTGCGTCAGGTTGAAAACTTGTGATTTGCATCCTTTAAATTATTGTGTTATGACATGAAATCTGTGATCACAAATTACTTGCTGGCGCATTAGTCTGAGAATGAAACATCATGATTtaggtttttctttttagtttcaGATATTCTCGACGACATGGGGGAGAGCAGAGAGTGCGTCAACTGCGGCTCCATCTCCACGCCGCTCTGGAGGCGCGACGGCACGGGCCACTTTCTCTGCAACGCCTGTGGCCTTTACAGCAAAATGAATGGGCTGAGCCGGCCATTAATTAAACCACAGAAACGGACGGTAAGCAGGGGACCACTTAACCACTCAATTTCCTGCCCAATCGTTTCCAGCAAAGGTTGATATTCACAGTATTTAATGCTTCCTTAGAAACAAGACCTTTAGTTGAAATATCaataatttatttcaatttttttaatctaatagTTTTAATATAACTCAACTTTGATTAATCGtgtaattaatatatattatatatatttaacacacacattgGACATTTTAATGGAGAATTGATGATCGTGTCCAGACTGATTATCATTTAATACACTaaccaatatttttttataattataaaCCAGTAAACAGTCAAATTGGAAGAATTTGGTCGTTTAAAATTTCCTCATTTAGGAGACACTGATGTAATTGGATTTTGAAAACGAGACAAAGGACATTCGCTAATGTAATTAATCAGGCACTTAACCCGTCACTCAACCTATTCAGTGCCTCCTTGGATAATTTAATCTAAACAGGCGACAATAGCAGCATATCTTTTCTTTGTGCCATTACGCGCAGTATTACGCACAGTTTTTACAAGGAAATCAAATGTCACGTAGGGACTCACTTAAAATGAACACGGTGCAAAAACCAGTACGTAAAAGCCAGTTAAATGGAGATCATAATAGGGTTGGTATTATTGTTAGGAAATAGGGTGTGAATAGCCGGATTGTAATTCAATTAGTATAGTGGGGCTTTcaataaaagttaaataaaaacgACTCATGATAATGACCCCTAAACGATTTAGAACTGACAGATCTGTTACTATCGCCTTCTTCTTTCATATGCTCAGATGTGATcgcagttatttattttatatcatgTTTCTGTCACCAGTCAACTTCCAGGAGAATCGGCCTGTCCTGCGCTAATTGTCAAACCAGCACGACCACTTTGTGGCGCAGGAACGCGGAGGGAGAGCCGGTGTGTAACGCGTGTGGACTCTACACAAAACTACATGGGGTGAGTCGAGGAGTATCTTCATATTGCTTTAAAATTTAATACGCACTATAATTTGTCAGTGCATCACAAGTCGAAATGATATTcggcaaaataaaacaaaataaaaataatcaaatctgCAGGTGCCTCGGCCGCTCGCCATGAAGAAAGAGGGAAtacagacaagaaaaagaaaaccaaaaacactgaataaaactaAGGGATCCTCTGGTGAGTTATTGACAACTATTGTTGCTCTGCCTGtgaataacaataacaaaaatatagctttttaaaatctgatttcaAAAACacgttttatatttttaataggaAATAACAACACTGTCTCTATGACTCCCACATCCACCTCTTCATCCAATTCTGAAGACTGCTCCAAAACCAGCTCTCCCTCAGGACAGGTGTCAGGGGTAAGACATGTTACAAAACTCAATTTTAACAaatgtattaataaataataatttaatacagCATACACATTAGAATTGGACAAAAAAGATCAAATGCAGGGTAACTGAGGCTTTGTGGTGGTGACATTTGCTGCTAACAAATATGTCACCATTATATTACTGAGCTTCACATGTTTTCAGGACATGATGCTTTCTACAGTTCTGTAATGCAAATGGCATCTCAGTGCAAAACCCAAAAATGAATCACACTGTTAATATGGACATATGCTTATTTTGTACAAGGAGCATCTGCTTTTCAAAGACAGATTTGGGCTCATATTATTTCCTCTGATCTTGTAGGTCAGCTCATCTGTGTTATCCAACTCGGGGGAG from Mastacembelus armatus chromosome 17, fMasArm1.2, whole genome shotgun sequence encodes the following:
- the gata6 gene encoding transcription factor GATA-6, whose amino-acid sequence is MDLGETSWSMVKREVSSSPGSPAEQTYLSGDSRRDGPTSEELRTPPSELDALGHRRPDGRSLHSYVHFGHHNNTLTATEDIPLFTDLDQGSKLVFSSGAHKASLLVDPADMYQTLAIAAAQSQTGYDSSSGGYMHSNTNSPVYVPSSRVGSMIPSLSYLQASGSAQPSHAVSSHSVWSQPASESPSYSTGSPHTSSRFHYPPSPPMNNGTPRDTGYTNTLNVSSRDQYGLSRPLSGTYSSPYPSYVPPQLSQLSSPWTGGHFDNTMLHTLQSRGAPLIRGPNGVSDILDDMGESRECVNCGSISTPLWRRDGTGHFLCNACGLYSKMNGLSRPLIKPQKRTSTSRRIGLSCANCQTSTTTLWRRNAEGEPVCNACGLYTKLHGVPRPLAMKKEGIQTRKRKPKTLNKTKGSSGNNNTVSMTPTSTSSSNSEDCSKTSSPSGQVSGVSSSVLSNSGEGPGSSTAVKYPGQDGLYTSVSMTQASDVASVRGEPWCPMALA